A genomic region of Dickeya solani IPO 2222 contains the following coding sequences:
- the pgpB gene encoding phosphatidylglycerophosphatase B: MHDLVRRILIGTISLMVLPVLVWTTGWQWQPTVSGWWLKPLFWMTETVSAPWGILTSVLLSVWFLWLLRVRIRPALVLVTILLASVVLGQGVKSVMKNWTQEARPFVVWLEQAHQVDDRYFYSLPASARASLLEQQLQQESQLPLWQRQHWQEQADYSFPSGHAMFAATWALLAVGLLWTRRHYVTVSLIILWANSVIGSRLLLGMHWPQDLATATLISAGLAVVAVWLAQRWCGPLLTAAVPQTATYRRPAHPDA; this comes from the coding sequence ATGCACGACCTGGTCAGACGCATTCTGATTGGCACAATATCATTGATGGTGTTGCCTGTGTTGGTCTGGACTACGGGATGGCAGTGGCAGCCGACCGTGTCGGGGTGGTGGCTTAAGCCCTTGTTCTGGATGACGGAAACCGTGTCGGCGCCGTGGGGAATTCTGACCAGCGTGTTGCTGTCGGTCTGGTTCTTATGGCTGTTGCGCGTGCGTATTCGCCCGGCGTTGGTGTTGGTGACGATACTGCTTGCCAGCGTAGTGCTGGGGCAGGGCGTCAAATCGGTCATGAAAAACTGGACGCAGGAAGCCCGGCCATTCGTGGTCTGGTTGGAACAGGCGCATCAGGTGGATGACCGCTATTTTTATTCACTGCCGGCCAGCGCGCGCGCCAGCCTGCTGGAACAGCAACTGCAGCAGGAATCACAATTGCCGCTGTGGCAGCGTCAGCACTGGCAGGAACAGGCTGATTATTCTTTCCCGTCCGGCCATGCCATGTTTGCCGCTACCTGGGCGCTGTTGGCGGTAGGATTGCTGTGGACCCGACGCCATTATGTAACGGTTTCGTTAATTATATTGTGGGCGAACAGCGTTATCGGCAGTCGTCTGCTGCTGGGGATGCACTGGCCGCAGGACTTGGCGACCGCCACCCTGATTAGCGCCGGGCTGGCGGTGGTTGCCGTGTGGCTGGCGCAGCGCTGGTGTGGTCCGTTGCTCACCGCCGCTGTGCCGCAGACCGCAACCTATCGCAGGCCTGCGCACCCGGACGCCTGA
- the lapB gene encoding lipopolysaccharide assembly protein LapB, whose amino-acid sequence MLELLFLLLPVAAAYGWYMGRRSAQQDKQDETNRLSREYVTGVNFLLSNQQDKAVELFLDMLKDDSNTFEAHLTLGNLFRSRGEVDRAIRIHQALTESASLSFEQRLLAVQQLGRDYMVAGLYDRAEEIFKQLVDEEDFRVSALQQLLQIHQFTSDWPNAIDTAEKLVKLGKTQLRSEIAHFYCEQSLQAMGSDDLDKAMAMLKKASAADNQCARVSIMLGRIYMAQQNYAQAVAVLQQVLAQDTELVSETLPMLQECYRHLQQPENWAAFLRRCVEEKSGSTADLMMADVLEQYESTESAQTYVTRQLQRYPTMRVFHRLIDYHLREAEDGRAKESLLVLRNMVGEQIQAKPRYRCHKCGFTSQSLYWHCPSCRTWASVKPIRGLDGE is encoded by the coding sequence ATGCTAGAACTGCTGTTTCTGTTGCTGCCGGTTGCCGCCGCCTATGGCTGGTATATGGGGCGCAGGAGTGCACAGCAGGACAAACAGGATGAAACCAACCGACTGTCGCGCGAATACGTCACCGGGGTGAATTTTCTGTTGTCCAACCAGCAGGATAAAGCCGTCGAGCTATTTCTTGACATGCTCAAGGACGACAGCAATACCTTCGAAGCTCACCTGACTCTCGGCAATCTGTTCCGCTCGCGCGGCGAGGTGGATCGCGCCATCCGCATCCATCAGGCGCTGACCGAAAGCGCCTCCCTCAGTTTTGAACAGCGACTGCTGGCGGTGCAGCAACTGGGGCGCGACTACATGGTGGCCGGGCTGTACGACCGCGCCGAAGAAATCTTCAAGCAACTGGTGGATGAAGAAGACTTTCGCGTCAGTGCGTTGCAGCAACTGCTGCAGATTCACCAGTTCACCAGCGACTGGCCGAACGCCATCGATACCGCCGAAAAACTGGTCAAGCTGGGTAAAACGCAGTTGCGCAGCGAAATCGCCCATTTCTATTGCGAGCAATCGCTACAGGCGATGGGCAGCGATGATCTCGACAAGGCGATGGCGATGCTGAAAAAGGCGTCCGCCGCGGATAACCAATGCGCCCGCGTGTCTATCATGCTGGGGCGTATCTATATGGCGCAGCAAAATTATGCCCAGGCTGTTGCCGTGCTGCAGCAGGTTCTGGCGCAGGATACGGAGTTGGTCAGTGAAACGCTGCCAATGCTGCAGGAGTGCTACCGCCACCTGCAGCAACCGGAGAACTGGGCGGCGTTTCTGCGCCGTTGCGTTGAAGAGAAAAGTGGTTCCACCGCAGACCTGATGATGGCGGATGTGCTGGAGCAGTATGAAAGTACGGAGTCGGCTCAGACTTACGTAACCCGTCAGTTGCAACGCTACCCCACCATGCGGGTGTTCCATCGGTTGATCGATTACCATCTGCGTGAAGCGGAGGATGGCCGCGCCAAGGAAAGCCTGCTGGTGCTGCGCAACATGGTTGGCGAGCAGATTCAGGCCAAGCCGCGCTATCGCTGTCACAAATGCGGCTTCACCTCGCAGTCGCTCTACTGGCATTGCCCTTCCTGCCGCACTTGGGCCAGCGTGAAACCCATCCGGGGGTTGGACGGGGAATAG
- a CDS encoding LapA family protein: MKYMLIFFLVLAVFIVSITLGAHNDQVITFNYLLAQGEYRLSTLLATLFAAGFALGWVICGLFYLRLRIALGREQRKIKRLEQQLPAPESASNAPSAESATH; encoded by the coding sequence GTGAAATATATGCTGATTTTTTTTCTGGTGCTGGCGGTATTCATCGTATCGATCACGCTGGGAGCGCATAACGATCAGGTTATTACCTTCAACTATCTGCTGGCGCAGGGGGAATACCGGTTGTCGACGTTGCTGGCGACGCTGTTTGCCGCTGGTTTTGCCCTCGGCTGGGTGATCTGCGGCCTGTTTTATCTGCGCCTGCGCATTGCGCTGGGGCGCGAACAACGTAAAATCAAACGTCTTGAGCAGCAACTGCCTGCCCCGGAGAGCGCCAGCAACGCCCCCTCCGCTGAGTCAGCTACCCACTAA
- the ribA gene encoding GTP cyclohydrolase II has product MQLKRVAEAKLPTPWGDFLMVGFEETATGRDHLALVYGDISSPEPVLARVHSECLTGDALFSLRCDCGFQLEAALNHIAEEGRGILLYHRQEGRNIGLLNKIRAYALQDQGADTVEANHQLGFAADERDFTLCADMFKLLNVEAVRLLTNNPKKVAILSEAGINIVERVPLIVGRNPKNEHYLATKAAKMGHLLDTE; this is encoded by the coding sequence ATGCAGCTAAAACGGGTGGCGGAAGCCAAACTACCCACCCCGTGGGGCGACTTCCTGATGGTAGGATTTGAGGAAACGGCGACCGGGCGCGATCACCTGGCGTTGGTTTATGGCGATATTTCCAGTCCCGAACCGGTACTGGCCAGAGTACACTCTGAATGTCTGACCGGGGATGCGCTGTTTAGCCTGCGTTGTGATTGCGGTTTTCAGTTGGAAGCCGCCCTGAATCACATTGCCGAAGAAGGGCGTGGCATACTGCTGTATCACCGTCAGGAAGGGCGCAACATCGGGCTGTTGAACAAGATCCGGGCCTATGCCTTGCAGGATCAGGGCGCCGACACGGTGGAAGCCAACCATCAGTTGGGCTTCGCCGCTGACGAGCGTGACTTCACGCTGTGCGCCGACATGTTCAAGCTGTTGAACGTGGAAGCGGTGCGCCTGCTCACCAACAACCCGAAAAAGGTCGCTATTCTGAGCGAAGCGGGCATCAACATCGTAGAGCGCGTGCCGCTGATCGTCGGCCGCAACCCGAAAAACGAACATTATCTGGCGACCAAAGCGGCCAAGATGGGCCACCTGCTGGACACCGAATAA